In one Tenuifilum sp. 4138str genomic region, the following are encoded:
- the mnmE gene encoding tRNA uridine-5-carboxymethylaminomethyl(34) synthesis GTPase MnmE: MTFDTTQTIVAIATPPGMGAIAVLRLSGERSLEITSSVFRPAKKGKSLKEQKAYTIHYGSIIDGDREVDQVLVSLFRAPHSYTGEDVVEISCHGSTVIQQQLLELLVRHGARLAQPGEFTLRAFMNGKIDLSQAEAIADLIASTSETARRVALNQMRGGISNKLAVLRNELLRFTALVELELDFSEEDVEFANRGELEALINSIISEIDKLSASFSQGNAIKMGIPVTIAGKPNVGKSTLLNRLLNEEKAIVSEIAGTTRDAIEDTIHLGGINFRFIDTAGLRQTTDTIESIGIERAFVKIEKARIVLYLADAQANLDEIISEVEDFATKLSPSQNLIVLVNKEDKSTQAHVEEVLSELTGKGFSALALSAKAGHNIEQLQQLLIAMGKADMPENEDVVVTSIRHYNALQSARASLVQVLNGLQANLSGDLLAIDIHQAIDYLGEITGEISNDEVLGFIFSKFCIGK, from the coding sequence ATGACATTCGATACCACACAAACCATAGTTGCCATAGCCACACCGCCAGGAATGGGTGCCATAGCTGTACTCCGTTTAAGCGGTGAACGCTCATTAGAGATTACCAGTTCTGTTTTCCGTCCTGCCAAAAAGGGGAAAAGCCTCAAGGAGCAGAAAGCCTATACCATTCACTACGGCTCCATTATTGATGGCGACCGCGAGGTTGATCAGGTACTGGTTAGCCTTTTCAGGGCGCCTCATAGCTACACGGGCGAGGATGTAGTTGAAATATCGTGCCATGGTTCCACTGTTATCCAACAGCAACTGCTTGAGTTGCTTGTGCGCCATGGCGCACGTCTTGCACAGCCCGGTGAGTTTACATTAAGGGCTTTCATGAATGGTAAAATTGACCTTTCGCAGGCCGAAGCCATTGCCGACCTGATAGCATCTACTAGTGAGACAGCCCGTCGGGTGGCGCTAAACCAGATGCGTGGCGGTATTTCCAACAAGCTGGCAGTACTGAGGAATGAGCTGCTCAGGTTTACCGCTCTTGTTGAACTAGAGCTCGATTTTAGCGAGGAGGATGTAGAGTTTGCTAACCGTGGTGAACTTGAAGCGTTGATAAATAGTATAATTTCAGAAATCGACAAGCTCTCGGCATCGTTCAGTCAGGGTAACGCCATTAAGATGGGTATACCTGTAACCATTGCCGGAAAACCCAACGTGGGTAAATCCACCCTGCTGAACCGCTTGCTAAACGAAGAAAAGGCTATTGTTTCGGAAATTGCAGGAACTACACGCGATGCCATTGAGGATACAATCCACCTGGGCGGAATTAACTTCCGCTTTATCGATACTGCAGGGCTAAGGCAAACCACCGATACGATTGAGAGCATCGGTATTGAAAGGGCTTTTGTAAAAATTGAAAAAGCACGCATAGTGCTTTACCTAGCCGATGCTCAAGCCAACCTTGATGAAATTATTAGCGAGGTTGAGGACTTTGCTACCAAGCTTTCCCCATCGCAAAACTTAATTGTGCTGGTAAACAAGGAGGATAAGTCAACTCAGGCCCATGTTGAGGAGGTACTTTCGGAGCTTACAGGTAAAGGGTTTAGTGCGCTGGCCCTTTCGGCAAAAGCCGGACATAATATTGAGCAATTACAGCAACTACTAATAGCCATGGGTAAAGCCGATATGCCCGAGAACGAGGATGTTGTAGTTACCAGTATTAGACACTACAATGCCTTGCAATCAGCAAGAGCCAGTCTGGTTCAGGTTTTGAATGGCCTACAGGCAAACCTAAGCGGCGATTTGCTTGCCATT